A region from the Mycobacterium heidelbergense genome encodes:
- the hsaB gene encoding 3-hydroxy-9,10-secoandrosta-1,3,5(10)-triene-9,17-dione monooxygenase reductase subunit: MSSQIDPRAFRQVLGQFCTGITIITTVHDDAPIGFACQSFAALSLDPPLVLFCPTKVSRSWKAIEASGRFCVNVLTEKQKHVSARFGSKEPDKFAGIDWHASGLGSPIIDGSLAYIDCTVASVHDGGDHFVVFGAVQSLSEAPKIKPRPLLFYRGDYTGIEPDKTTPAQWRDDLEAFLTTTTQDTWL, from the coding sequence ATGTCGTCGCAGATCGATCCGCGAGCCTTCCGGCAGGTGCTGGGTCAGTTCTGTACCGGGATCACCATCATCACCACCGTGCACGACGACGCGCCGATCGGCTTTGCGTGCCAATCGTTCGCGGCGCTGTCGCTGGATCCACCGCTGGTGTTGTTCTGCCCCACCAAGGTGTCGCGGTCCTGGAAGGCCATCGAGGCCAGCGGCCGGTTCTGCGTGAACGTGCTGACCGAGAAGCAGAAGCACGTCTCGGCGCGGTTCGGGTCGAAGGAACCCGACAAGTTCGCCGGAATCGATTGGCATGCCTCAGGACTCGGTTCGCCGATCATCGACGGTTCGCTGGCCTACATCGACTGCACGGTGGCGTCCGTACACGACGGCGGGGATCACTTCGTGGTGTTCGGCGCCGTCCAAAGCCTGTCGGAGGCCCCCAAGATCAAGCCACGGCCGCTGCTGTTCTATCGCGGTGACTACACCGGCATCGAACCCGACAAGACCACGCCGGCCCAGTGGCGCGATGACCTGGAGGCGTTCCTGACCACGACCACCCAGGACACCTGGCTCTGA
- the ipdE2 gene encoding acyl-CoA dehydrogenase IpdE2, which produces MSMTEERELLRETVAALVAKHADPAAVRAAMESDRGYDESLWRLLCEQVGAAALVIPEELGGAGGELADAATVLRELGRNLVPSPLLGTTLAELALLAAPEPDAETLGGLAEGSSIGALVLDADYVVNGDIADVVVAVEDGQLIRWTRFAAEPVTTMDPTRRLARVKAEETEPIGPDPGLADLAAILLAAEQIGAAERCLELTVEYTKSRVQFGRPIGSFQALKHRMADLYVAISAAKAVVNDACDDPSPTNAATARLAASEALCAVAAEGIQLHGGIAITWEHDMHLYFKRAHGSAHLLRSSRELLRQLESEVLETP; this is translated from the coding sequence ATGAGCATGACCGAAGAGCGAGAGCTGCTGCGCGAAACCGTCGCCGCCTTGGTGGCCAAGCACGCGGACCCGGCCGCGGTGCGTGCCGCGATGGAGTCCGACCGCGGCTACGACGAGTCGCTGTGGCGGCTGCTGTGTGAACAGGTCGGTGCCGCCGCGCTGGTGATACCCGAGGAGCTCGGCGGCGCGGGCGGCGAATTGGCCGACGCGGCAACGGTTTTGCGGGAACTGGGCCGCAACCTGGTGCCCTCCCCGCTGCTGGGGACCACGCTGGCGGAGCTGGCGCTGTTGGCCGCGCCGGAGCCGGACGCCGAGACCCTGGGCGGCCTTGCCGAGGGCAGCTCGATCGGCGCGCTGGTGCTCGATGCCGATTATGTGGTCAACGGCGACATCGCCGACGTCGTGGTCGCGGTCGAAGACGGACAGCTGATCCGGTGGACTCGATTCGCCGCGGAGCCCGTCACCACCATGGATCCGACCCGGCGCCTGGCGCGGGTCAAGGCGGAGGAGACCGAGCCGATCGGCCCCGACCCGGGCCTGGCCGACCTCGCGGCAATCCTGCTGGCGGCCGAGCAGATCGGCGCCGCCGAACGCTGCCTGGAACTGACCGTCGAATACACCAAGAGCCGAGTGCAATTCGGCCGTCCGATCGGCAGCTTCCAGGCACTCAAGCACCGGATGGCCGACCTGTACGTCGCGATCTCCGCTGCGAAGGCCGTCGTCAATGACGCGTGCGACGACCCCAGCCCCACCAACGCCGCCACCGCGCGCCTGGCCGCCAGCGAGGCGCTGTGCGCCGTGGCCGCCGAAGGCATCCAGCTACACGGCGGCATCGCCATCACCTGGGAACACGACATGCACCTGTACTTCAAACGCGCGCACGGCAGCGCACACCTGCTGAGATCATCGCGAGAACTGTTGCGCCAACTGGAATCTGAGGTGCTCGAAACGCCGTGA
- a CDS encoding arylamine N-acetyltransferase family protein, with protein MTLDLIGYFDRINHRGAAEPSLAVLQDLVTAHTQAIPFENLDPVMGVPVDDLSPDALADKLVRRRRGGYCYEHNGLMGYVLSEVGFRVRRLAGRVIWMRPPDAPTPAQTHTVLAVTFPGSQGSYLVDVGFGGQTPTSPLRIETGSVQQTAHEPYRLEDRRDGLVLQALIRNEWVPLYEFTMRTPPEIDLKVGSWFVSTHPSSHFVTGLMAARVTDDARVNLAGRKLSIHRADGSEVVHLRDAGAVVDALGDRFGINVADTGERGALEARIDAILAAEDGG; from the coding sequence ATGACCTTGGACCTGATCGGATACTTCGACCGCATCAACCATCGCGGCGCCGCGGAGCCGAGCCTCGCCGTCCTTCAAGACCTGGTGACCGCTCACACGCAAGCGATTCCGTTCGAGAACCTCGATCCGGTGATGGGGGTGCCGGTCGACGACCTGAGCCCCGACGCCCTTGCCGACAAGCTGGTTCGCCGGCGCCGGGGCGGCTATTGCTACGAGCACAACGGGCTGATGGGCTACGTGCTCTCCGAAGTCGGGTTCCGGGTGCGGCGACTGGCCGGCCGAGTGATCTGGATGCGCCCACCCGACGCCCCGACGCCGGCGCAGACGCACACGGTGCTGGCGGTCACGTTCCCCGGATCGCAGGGGTCATACCTCGTCGACGTCGGCTTCGGCGGCCAGACACCGACCTCGCCCCTCCGCATCGAAACCGGCAGCGTCCAACAGACAGCGCACGAGCCGTACCGGCTCGAGGACCGCCGCGACGGGCTGGTCCTGCAGGCCCTGATCCGGAACGAGTGGGTGCCTCTCTACGAGTTCACCATGCGGACCCCGCCGGAGATCGACCTGAAAGTGGGTAGCTGGTTCGTCTCGACCCATCCCTCGTCGCACTTCGTGACCGGCCTGATGGCCGCGCGGGTCACCGACGACGCCCGGGTGAACTTGGCCGGCCGCAAGCTGAGCATTCACCGCGCCGACGGCAGCGAGGTAGTCCACCTGCGCGATGCGGGCGCGGTCGTCGACGCCCTCGGTGACCGGTTCGGCATCAACGTGGCCGACACCGGCGAGCGGGGCGCGCTCGAAGCCCGCATCGACGCGATCCTCGCCGCCGAGGACGGCGGCTAG
- a CDS encoding pyridoxal phosphate-dependent aminotransferase, with protein sequence MTDHVALRAGIPPFYVMDVWLAAAERQRSHGDLVNLSAGQPSVGAPEPVRAAAAAALRINQLGYTVALGIPELRAAIAADYQRQHGIDVEPDAVVVTTGSSGGFLLAFLACFDVGDRVALASPGYPCYRNILSALGCEVVDIACGPETRFQPTAQLLAELDPPVQGVIVASPANPTGTVIPPAELAAIASWCDASEARLISDEVYHGLVYQGAPPTSCAWQTSRNAVVVNSFSKYYAMTGWRLGWLLVPPELRRAVDCLTGNFTICPPVLSQLAAVAAFTPEATAEADGNLRHYTTNRSLLLDGLRRIGIERLAPTDGAFYVYADVSDFTDDSLAFCSKLLADTGVAIAPGIDFDTTRGNSFVRLSFAGPTTDIEEGLRRMGPWLAARE encoded by the coding sequence GTGACCGACCACGTCGCGCTGCGCGCCGGCATCCCACCCTTCTATGTGATGGATGTCTGGCTGGCCGCCGCGGAGCGCCAGCGCAGCCATGGCGACCTGGTGAACCTGTCGGCGGGCCAGCCCAGCGTGGGAGCGCCGGAGCCGGTGCGCGCGGCGGCGGCCGCCGCGCTGCGCATCAACCAGCTGGGTTACACCGTCGCGCTGGGCATCCCCGAGCTGCGCGCCGCCATCGCGGCCGACTACCAACGTCAACACGGAATCGACGTCGAGCCCGACGCCGTCGTCGTGACCACGGGCTCCTCGGGCGGGTTCCTCCTCGCCTTCCTGGCGTGCTTCGACGTGGGTGACCGGGTGGCGCTGGCCAGCCCCGGCTACCCCTGCTACCGAAATATCCTCTCGGCGCTGGGATGTGAGGTGGTGGACATCGCATGCGGACCGGAGACCCGCTTCCAGCCCACCGCGCAGCTGCTCGCCGAGCTCGACCCTCCGGTGCAAGGCGTCATCGTCGCCAGCCCGGCCAATCCCACCGGGACCGTCATACCACCGGCCGAGCTGGCCGCGATCGCGTCCTGGTGTGATGCCTCCGAGGCGCGGCTGATCAGCGACGAGGTCTACCACGGCCTGGTCTATCAGGGGGCGCCGCCGACCAGCTGCGCCTGGCAGACGTCACGAAACGCGGTGGTGGTCAACAGCTTTTCCAAGTACTACGCGATGACGGGCTGGCGACTGGGCTGGCTGCTGGTGCCCCCGGAGCTGCGCCGCGCGGTCGACTGCCTGACCGGCAATTTCACGATCTGCCCGCCGGTGCTGTCGCAGCTCGCCGCGGTGGCGGCGTTCACCCCGGAGGCGACCGCCGAAGCGGACGGCAACCTGCGGCACTACACGACCAATCGCTCGCTGCTGCTCGACGGGCTGCGCCGGATCGGCATCGAGCGGCTGGCACCCACCGACGGCGCGTTCTACGTCTACGCCGACGTCTCGGACTTTACCGACGACTCGCTGGCGTTCTGCTCAAAGTTACTGGCCGACACCGGCGTTGCGATCGCGCCGGGCATCGACTTCGACACCACGCGCGGCAATTCGTTCGTCCGGCTGTCGTTCGCCGGACCCACGACCGACATCGAGGAGGGCCTGCGTCGAATGGGGCCCTGGCTTGCCGCCCGAGAATAG
- a CDS encoding YybH family protein — translation MTDFSELPPADQEAIGRTLLTLLKSFDDRDAEPLRGVYSDDADWVNAFGTVKHGRDEIVDYLTGLFRDDNFNRGELAGPPETSFRVLMPDVVLVSAHLKVKGQGLVGGGTIDRDNFSLRALQRQDDGSWLIVSEMFQDANTETTYEH, via the coding sequence ATGACCGACTTCTCAGAGCTGCCGCCTGCGGATCAGGAAGCGATCGGCAGGACGCTGCTGACGTTGTTGAAGTCGTTCGACGATCGCGACGCCGAACCCCTGCGGGGCGTGTACTCCGACGACGCCGACTGGGTGAACGCCTTCGGCACCGTCAAACACGGACGCGACGAAATCGTCGATTACCTCACCGGCCTGTTCCGCGACGACAACTTCAACCGGGGCGAGCTCGCCGGCCCGCCGGAGACGAGTTTCCGGGTGCTCATGCCCGACGTGGTCCTCGTTTCGGCACATCTCAAGGTGAAGGGCCAGGGACTGGTCGGCGGCGGAACGATTGACCGCGACAACTTCTCGTTGCGCGCCCTTCAGCGGCAGGACGACGGATCCTGGCTCATCGTCTCGGAGATGTTCCAGGACGCCAACACCGAGACGACCTACGAGCACTAG
- the hsaC gene encoding iron-dependent extradiol dioxygenase HsaC produces the protein MSIRSLGYLRIEATDMAAWREYGLKVLGMVEGKGNTEGALYLRMDDFPARLVIVPGEHDRLVEAGWECANAEGLQEIRNRLEVEGTPYKEATAADLAERRVDEMIQFSDPSGNCLAVFHGAALEHRRVVSPYGHKFVTGEQGLGHVVLTTRDDAEALHFYRDVLGFTLRDSMRMPPQVVGRPADGPPAWLRFFGCNPRHHSLAFLPLPTPSGIVHLMVEVEEADDVGLCLDRALRRKVPMSATLGRHVNDLMLSFYMKTPSGFDIEFGCEGRKVDDNDWIARESTAVSLWGHDFTVGMPG, from the coding sequence ATGAGCATCCGGTCGCTGGGCTACCTGCGCATCGAGGCCACCGACATGGCCGCCTGGCGCGAGTACGGCCTGAAGGTGCTCGGCATGGTCGAGGGCAAGGGCAACACCGAGGGTGCGCTGTATCTGCGGATGGACGATTTCCCGGCGCGCCTGGTGATCGTGCCGGGCGAGCACGACCGGCTCGTTGAGGCGGGTTGGGAATGCGCGAATGCCGAAGGCCTGCAGGAGATCCGGAATCGGCTCGAGGTGGAGGGCACACCGTACAAGGAGGCCACCGCCGCCGATCTGGCGGAACGCCGCGTCGACGAGATGATTCAGTTCTCCGACCCGTCGGGCAACTGTCTGGCTGTCTTCCACGGCGCCGCGCTGGAACACCGTCGGGTGGTCAGCCCGTACGGGCACAAGTTCGTCACCGGCGAGCAGGGCCTGGGGCACGTGGTGCTCACCACCCGCGACGACGCCGAGGCGTTGCACTTCTACCGGGATGTGCTCGGCTTCACGCTGCGTGACTCGATGCGGATGCCACCGCAGGTGGTCGGGCGTCCGGCGGACGGGCCGCCGGCGTGGCTGCGCTTCTTCGGCTGCAACCCGCGCCACCACAGCCTGGCGTTTCTGCCGCTGCCGACGCCCAGCGGGATCGTGCACCTGATGGTCGAGGTGGAAGAGGCCGACGACGTCGGCCTGTGCCTGGACCGGGCGTTGCGCCGCAAGGTGCCGATGTCGGCCACCCTGGGCCGCCACGTCAACGACCTGATGCTGTCGTTCTACATGAAGACCCCGAGCGGGTTCGACATCGAATTCGGCTGCGAGGGCAGGAAAGTCGACGACAACGACTGGATCGCCCGGGAAAGCACCGCCGTCAGCCTGTGGGGTCACGACTTCACCGTGGGCATGCCCGGCTGA